The proteins below are encoded in one region of Strix aluco isolate bStrAlu1 chromosome 8, bStrAlu1.hap1, whole genome shotgun sequence:
- the CFH gene encoding complement factor H — translation MSFLGYTALFLCWIYCTAERACQEPPPRRVKEVPTERWDKPPYPHGTQVTYRCRPGYIKLGRIVFECADGVWEQRLPAIECRNKPCGHPGDIEFGSFELTSGTEFVFGARVEYRCNDGYWMLSQRNYRECQADGWSNDIPHCEVAKCLPVQAPENGRIITTGAFELGREYSFGQVVNFECNAKHRLVGSKEIICSSNGKWNNDVPQCQEINCDVPKIPHGYIRSPKRLYKESEQLQFFCDEGYRHGERADAQCTESGWNPIPYCTEIVCSPPIIPNGNFRPQQDSYAVGDIITVQCNTGYHFKTLTGKNTAECTRDGWVPVPGCVQKPCDYPAIENGKLSGSLDSYKSHYFPMRVGQHVDYHCANGYSTPSGHYWDRTVCSGRGWSPEPKCLKICDARQLENGYFSRSWKDVYREGERVKYVCNTDYQTEHEGGEVTCAKNGWSPPPRCIRKKKCQYINFDNGYFTLRETTFHLQEKVTYRCRTGFVTPEGQETGEIQCQENGWTPPPKCIKSCKTSHLDILTYHTNKTMFMPEDTIEYACLEGYQTADKMPTGTTRCGINGEWSPTPQCLAIECEMLALPNGDFTPKEGKYRNGAVVKFTCANNYVRVGPASTQCYYFGWFPSPPVCKVTARDCGPPPEITNGSIAGGSVQQYRHGDRKQYECDIEFKLVGSQEIECIDGQWSSPPSCIEDKMPCGSPSSIPNVVLRQEDQIQFLHGDEIICGCKQGSGNSKEMKIKCLNGEWKPFPLCADPSPRCVLPVDVELVQNGRNPKPKRKTGFHKVIHYTCTSADKSVKRATCVSGKWSPEIECTAEESACPPPPQLPDAQQISIGRNYKNGSKISFSCLKGFQLNDVNEITCIEGKWQSPPYCLERPCLPPEPVECADVPRLENQNLQIKREGKTFYLSGAKFKYVSRRGYKFDGLSEITCSKGKWTSAPACLEMPCESIPKVANSQTEGRNKEIYEPGETIRYQCDAGFLIVGPPEIICREGNWTAPPFCEDVTCGAAPEIPNAYITSTQQERYLPGARLQYECESHFQMTGGNYVTCTNGEWSQAPTCRDVTCEPPPEIPGGKVEGVKKSRYLPGESAHYQCWPGFVMAGASSIVCQNGTWTKLPKCKGKGGKCGPPPVIENGDLLSFPMQEYPQGSVLEYKCPSLYVLEGSRRITCTDGQWTSPPVCLVACTASEEDMGRNNIELKWVAARKLYSRSGDFIEFWCKRGYMADPASPPFRAQCMNGTLEYPQCKPGKNCTVLKPIMERNNIQLQSSSWSTTYTYQTGDTILFECKWWYRQVSHPEKFRPECVDGEINYPTCERRY, via the exons ataAGCCCTGTGGACATCCTGGAGATATTGAGTTTGGTTCCTTTGAACTTACCAGTGGAACTGAATTTGTATTTGGTGCCAGAGTTGAATACAGATGTAATGATGG ATACTGGATGCTCAGCCAAAGAAATTACCGTGAGTGTCAGGCAGATGGATGGAGCAATGACATCCCTCACTGTGAAG tggcAAAGTGTTTACCTGTACAAGCAccagaaaatggaagaataatTACAACTGGTGCATTTGAGCTAGGTCgagaatattcctttggccaggtTGTAAATTTTGAATGTAATGCAAAACACAGGCTTGTTGGATCTAAAGAAATAATATGCTCTTCTAATGGAAAATGGAATAATGATGTACCTCAGTGCCAAG AGATTAACTGTGATGTGCCAAAAATTCCACATGGATATATACGTTCTCCAAAGAGGTTGTACAAGGAATCTGAACAACTACAGTTTTTCTGTGATGAAGGATACAGACACGGTGAAAGAGCAGATGCACAATGTACTGAATCAGGATGGAATCCAATCCCCTATTGCACTG aaattgtaTGCTCTCCTCCAATAATTCCCAATGGGAACTTTAGACCTCAACAAGACAGCTACGCAGTAGGTGATATAATCACAGTACAGTGTAATACTGGATATCACTTTAAAACATTGACTGGCAAAAACACAGCTGAGTGCACCAGAGATGGCTGGGTGCCTGTTCCAGGTTGTGTAC AGAAGCCATGTGACTACCCAGCTATAGAAAATGGCAAGTTAAGTGGATCACTGGACTCCTACAAAAGCCATTACTTTCCAATGAGGGTTGGGCAGCATGTTGACTACCACTGCGCTAATGGTTATTCAACCCCAAGTGGACACTACTGGGATCGAACAGTCTGTTCTGGAAGGGGCTGGTCTCCAGAGCCAAAATGCCTCA AAATATGTGATGCCAGGCAGCTGGAAAATGGTTATTTCTCACGGAGCTGGAAGGATGTTTACAGGGAAGGTGAAAGAGTTAAATATGTCTGCAACACTGACTATCAAACTGAACATGAAGGTGGGGAAGTCACATGTGCAAAGAATGGCTGGTCACCTCCTCCCAGATGCATCCGTAAAA AAAAATGCCAGTATATCAATTTTGACAATGGTTATTTCACCTTGAGAGAGACAACATTTCATTTACAGGAGAAGGTCACCTATCGTTGTCGTACTGGCTTTGTAACTCCAGAAGGACAAGAAACAGGAGAGATACAGTGTCAAGAGAATGGCTGGACTCCACCTCCAAAGTGCATCA AATCATGTAAAACGTCTCATTTGGACATTTTGACTTACCACACAAATAAAACTATGTTCATGCCTGAAGATACAATTGAGTATGCATGTTTGGAGGGATATCAAACTGCAGATAAGATGCCAACTGGTACCACAAGATGTGGCATAAATGGTGAATGGAGTCCAACGCCCCAGTGTCTTG CAATAGAATGTGAAATGCTGGCATTGCCCAATGGAGATTTTACTCCCAAGGAAGGTAAATACCGCAATGGAGCTGTTGTGAAATTTACCTGTGCAAACAATTATGTAAGAGTGGGACCTGCCTCTACTCAGTGCTATTACTTTGGATGGTTTCCATCACCACCAGTGTGTAAAG TGACTGCCAGAGACTGTGGACCTCCTCCTGAGATTACCAATGGAAGTATTGCTGGTGGCTCTGTGCAACAGTATCGACATGGGGACAGAAAGCAGTATGAATGCGACATCGAATTTAAATTGGTTGGATCACAGGAAATAGAATGTATCGATGGACAGTGGTCATCTCCTCCCTCTTGCATTG AAGACAAAATGCCATGTGGATCACCTTCCTCTATTCCAAATGTTGTTCTTCGTCAGGAAGACCAGATCCAGTTTTTGCATGGTGATGAAATAATCTGTGGATGTAAACAAGGCTCTGGAAATTctaaggaaatgaaaataaaatgtcttaatGGGGAATGGAAgccttttcctctctgtgctg atccaTCTCCTCGGTGTGTGCTTCCAGTGGATGTTGAGCTTGTGCAGAATGGTCGTAATCCCAAGCCAAAAAGGAAGACTGGGTTCCATAAAGTTATACATTATACATGTACATCAGCTGACAAAAGTGTTAAACGGGCAACTTGTGTGTCTGGAAAATGGTCACCAGAGATTGAATGTACAG CTGAAGAGAGTGCATGCCCACCTCCACCTCAGCTGCCTGATGCTCAACAGATAAGCATTGGAAGAAATTACAAGAATGGgagtaaaatatctttttcatgTCTGAAGGGTTTCCAGCTCAATGATGTGAATGAAATAACATGTATAGAAGGGAAATGGCAATCACCACCTTACTGTTTGG AAAGACCATGTTTGCCACCAGAACCTGTAGAATGTGCTGATGTTCCTAGGCTGGAAAATCAAAACTTACAAAttaaaagagaagggaaaacattttATCTGTCTGGTGCTAAATTTAAGTATGTTTCTCGTCGCGGATACAAGTTCGATGGACTATCAGAGATAACTTGTTCTAAGGGAAAGTGGACTTCGGCTCCTGCATGCTTGG AAATGCCATGTGAAAGCATTCCAAAAGTTGCCAATTCTCAAACTGAAGGCAGAAACAAGGAAATTTATGAGCCTGGTGAAACAATTCGCTACCAGTGTGATGCAGGGTTCCTGATTGTTGGTCCTCCAGAAATTATTTGCAGGGAAGGAAACTGGACAGCACCGCCGTTCTGTGAAG ATGTTACCTGTGGAGCCGCACCTGAAATTCCCAATGCTTATATTACAAGCACTCAACAGGAGAGGTACCTGCCCGGTGCCAGACTGCAGTATGAATGTGAAAGCCATTTCCAAATGACAGGTGGAAATTATGTCACTTGTACAAATGGAGAATGGTCCCAGGCACCAACCTGCAGAG ATGTGACGTGTGAACCTCCTCCAGAAATTCCCGGTGGTAAAGTCGAAGGTGTTAAAAAGTCAAGGTATTTGCCTGGGGAGAGTGCTCACTATCAGTGCTGGCCAGGTTTTGTGATGGCTGGGGCTTCCAGCATAGTGTGTCAGAATGGGACCTGGACAAAGCTGCCAAAGTGCAAAg GGAAAGGCGGGAAATGTGGCCCACCTCCAGTTATTGAAAATGGAGACcttctttccttccccatgcAAGAATATCCACAAGGTTCCGTTCTGGAATACAAATGCCCAAGTCTCTATGTCCTGGAAGGATCTCGGCGTATCACCTGTACTGATGGGCAGTGGACAAGCCCCCCGGTTTGCCTCG TGGCCTGTACAGCATCGGAAGAAGACATGGGCAGAAACAATATTGAGCTGAAATGGGTCGCTGCAAGAAAGCTGTATTCCAGATCGGGTGACTTCATTGAATTTTGGTGCAAAAGAGGATATATGGCGGACCCAGCATCTCCCCCTTTCAGAGCACAGTGTATGAATGGAACGTTAGAATATCCACAGTGCAAGCCAGGAA AGAACTGTACAGTGCTTAAGCCTATCATGGAAAGGAACAACATTCAGCTACAGTCATCGAGCTGGTCGACCACTTACACCTATCAGACTGGGGATACTATTCTCTTTGAATGCAAATGGTGGTACCGTCAAGTTTCACACCCTGAGAAATTCAGACCAGAGTGCGTGGATGGAGAGATTAATTATCCTACATGTGAAC GGAGATATTAA